One Puntigrus tetrazona isolate hp1 chromosome 25, ASM1883169v1, whole genome shotgun sequence genomic window, AGCCATTCAAGGTAAGCAAACCTAACAACGATTTCCTAAATTTTGTCTGAACGTCCAGCTAAACTGGCAGCTTTGTCGTGTCATTACGTCTAACCATTCACTTTTCGTCAACAGAGCGATGCAAGGACCAGAACTGGTCGACTCGAGGAGTCGATTTCGATTTATTGAAGCTTGTGTCGGCTTGATGGGCTGTTTGTGTATCAGCTACGCAATCTGGACACCTCGATGGCTGGATGACCGGGGTTTGTGGACCTCAGGGAACGAGACCAGACTGGACGACAGCTGGACCACTGAAGACATTGCTAAAGGTGTGTGATGTGTGCTTTTCTCACAGATCTTAGGGAATAAAAGCTATTTGTCACAATAGTAAGCAAGCATAGTTTCAAATAGTTTgcttaaaaaagaataatatactatattactacaatatactacaacattataagcttaaaagttaataaaagctttttttttttttgctgcagtcATGTTGTATTCTGTCTAGGGAAAGAAGTCCGTCAGGACTGGTAGTAGTGgcccctcaaaaaaaaaaagaaaatgtaaaaaaagtatgCATACACCTCCGAAAGCAATTTTATTTGGGTTTGATCTGTCATGTTTTAGTAGCCCACGTGTGGCCTTcattcatttttgcaaaacCTGGCAtctataaaaacagtaaaaaaccTAATTAAATGCATTCCTGTTGTGCGTTTCACGTTTAAAGCcttgaaaataattgtttttaggagtattaaaatatatagccAGAAGGAATTGATAGGAAttgaaagcatttttgcagGTTTTGACCTGCCGAGAAGCTCAGAACAGTCAAATGAGAGGGAATCTGTAAACTAATTCTGAATTTCCAACGTTGGTGTAAAATAATGATACAGTTTTGTGTTGGAGGGGTTTCTACGCATCGGTGGGCTGCAGCAGACAGGCTATGACACGCTGGACTTGCATTACTTGCATGTTTTGTTAGTTGGAGCTCGTCTGGTTTTCCCCTCGGTTCAGTTCTTCTTCAGAACAAGACATATGGTGatagatataaataatgaagtatgaAGTAATGACCGATCGGGTctgttttaaatagtttcatgATGAggtgctgttcttttttttttttttatatatatatatatatatatatatatatatataaaatttggaCAAAAACGCAAAGGAAATCAGTgggatgtgttttattgtgtcagttaatgtttttttaagcccaaaaaaaatcacaaaaattaagtaatttttttttttttttttttttttttttttagctttgttcccctcctatttatatttctgtgaaacagcAAGCCATGGCTGGATAATTGTTTAATGTTCATAATCACTCTGGAGTGctcaaatgtgtaaatatgaatGTTAATATACTTCAGATGTTTCAGTCTTATTTTACTCATAAGAATTTctagatgtgtgtgtattagagaaaaacatttatttgataatgaTATTTTGCCACATTTTAAATTCGCATTATCCAACGACAGGTtagattcaaaataaaagatcaaaagcaTTTTCACAGCCTccttaatatatatgtatatataatacacaatttttcataaaaattttatagttctatgtatttctgtgtgtgtcaatgacaaaagtattttgttaaagaattcatatttttaactgATAGTCATCGTCattgacataaaataaatcaattttcaattttgtgtCTGGACATAATCATCACTCATTACAGCAGACTATTTAATTGGTCTCCAAGGAGCCTGTTATACAGTATGGCGTTACTGAAGGTGTTTGtgtccctgttttttttttttttttcacagctctGGAGGCCGAGAGAGTGTTTGCACTGGTGGCTTTCCTGATGTCTGTGAGCTCTGGACTGCTGTGTCTCATGTTTGCCCTCTGCTGGACGTCCCAAACGGTGCGTTCCTACTCCAACACTCGCTCGCTGCTGATGGCAGGCCAGGCTATCGACCCGACCACCCTGCTGCTGTTCACACTAGTACCCACAGGTCAGTACCTCCCTATTCAGGTTTCCTTAGTTAAGCGATATCCACGTTTTAACTTTTGCGATTTTGCTTTCCcaggatttttctttttgctcagcTGGGGGCTTTTCACCCATCAACACATTGGCGAGATCAGGGAGGACGTCGGTCGGCTCGGCCCGTCCTATTGGCTGGGAGCGGTGGGTTGGGCTTCTCTATTGGCCGTGCTGCCTGTGATCTTCCTGGCAGAGAAGTTTGTGGTTCCCGACATTCTGCCGGAGTTAAAAAAGGCTGGAGAAATGTGGTGGAAGGCCCCGGAGATCGCGCACGCGCGATCTTATAGCGAGGGTTGCCATCGCTCGCAGCATAAGTCTCATCCTGACTTCAGGAGGTACTTGTCAGTGCCTTGAGCGAGAGGAAGGAGGTGGCGTGgaaatacacaaaaaagaaTACCCTCTTGGTCTTCTAGCCAAATGTATGAGCTGAGCATATGCCTCACAACAGGGGTCGAGGACCTGGATGAGAAAGCTGTAACTGCTCTCTGTGAAGCAGGACACAAGGCTACAGGTCACATGGTTCGGGGATGGCTTTGACAGATATATTTGGACGAGGATGTTCGGAATATGTGACTAATGGACCATCAGAGTTCACAAGCTATTTTTCTGTAGCTTTTCACAGTTGACTTTCAGAGGTGTCAACctacatgctttttaaaatgcatggtaAATATGCTACACGAAGGAACAAGAACAAGAAAGCACTGAAGTAGTTAATGTCTGATAAAGCGGCTAACGATCGCAATGGGAAGTGCTTAAGCAATGCTACTGCAAATGCAATCATTAgtgacacatttttaaaaagttttgaacCGCTAAGATCCACTTTCCTGTAATGCTCACTGCCAAAAATGGTGATCACTTCATCCCGGATGGTTCTGCTTCTTCTCAGTTTTGCACACAATACTGTTTCAATATGTCAGAGCACTTTTATACTGCTAACACTTTAGTGTAATAGGGACTTCAAGGTGCTAATGCAAAATTAAACACTACTAGATGGTGCTGCAgtcgtttttgtcttttttttatgtgcaaacAGTGCTCTCTGCTGGTGACGCAAAGAGCAGTATATCTTGTGTATTTTGGAAGCTATATAACTAACTATAAAACCAATTATTAAACCAATAAATGAAATGGTTTTCATTCAAGGTTGAGTCCAAATCGatctatctattcatccatccatccgagAAATCTGAGATCATATTGAAAGAATGTTTTAAGATTActttcattaatttagtttttttttttttacacttatttaaatatacaataaatgtcatatttatgtaaaatattatttatttttatttcagtttctgttTTAGTACTTGCCTTAGGCAGCATTtccatttttcatttctatgtttttggatctaatatttattgaaatgattttaaatttttttttttttaccaacattATATGCGAGTAATTTAtaaggtataaaaaaaaaagaaaaaaattcacttGGTTCTATGTctagattttaaaattaatgttaaaaaaaaaaccaaaaaaaaaccacacattaGAAATCTTTTCACAAGTGTTCTCAGACTTTTGGAACTTAATATTTGCAGACCATTAAAATTATACAGGAAAACATCAGTAGTGTTCTGAGACTGAGGTCATGCCCTCTATCATTATGTTCTTCATTATCATGGAAACAAAATATGAGACAGAGCTTTCTGAACCTCTGTTTACATTCTGATCCCACCCAAGATGAGATGAATGAACTGGCTGTGTTAATTGTGCATTAATCAGGTGCGGGTCTAATTAAAAGGCAGTTCCGTCCTTTTAGCAGTGCCTAATGAGTTTGTTATTAAATCCACAgagaactgtttttttaatttactatcAGGAACGCGCTTAATTGGCCCTCAGAACAGAACTTGAGTGTCCTTGAAGGTTGTGACGGCGGGGAGCTCGAGAGCGCACCGGTTGACATCTCGGTCTCCCCCGTGGGGAGCATGAAAGTCGCTCTGTGCGAAAGGTGTGTGTGTCCTGGATGTAAGCGGCCACTTAAATGATCGTTTGAGGAGAATTTCAGTGCAGTGCACCTCTCAGAGGAACTCAGCTGTCCACACAATGCTGACATGCAGGTGTGCCCTTTTTTCTGCTGTGTACgctttttactgttatttacgACTGTTTGTTCCCAGGTGAGGACATCTTTTTTTCCACTTAAAAGACAGCTAAGTTTAGCCTGTCCTGAAGTGTCCCTTTTGGGCAGGGCAAATGCTGGTCAAAATGAACTTCTGATTCCCCTTTACAAAAACTTACCATGGTTGCCATAGGGCACAGTCAAATTCACTacaataatatttgatatttggtttatataaaaaaaatctgactacCTGGCTCTCCAGCAGGTCCTTGTTCccctgtacaaaaaaaaatggaacacTTGTAAAAAACTCGCTTAACTAACTTCTACTCTATCACAAATTAATTCATGAGGGTCAATTTAGTGAAAATTAGATTTATACatccaaaaaatacataaataagctttccattgatatatggtttgttatgGTGTGACCAAATTTGGACCAAAGATATAGCTATTTGAAAAACTGGAATCTGATGAAGCAAAACCATCTAAATAAAAGTTCtgagcaatgcatattactaattaaaaggccttaattcattttttatgttttttttgcatttgggaCTCTATTTCGAACCTTACTAATAAAAGATGTTCGCTAGTTGTaactattgttttaaagtgtggtaatattgcattatatttgacTTGTAAATCATAAATACATCTGACATAGTAACTGCACTTAAAGTTGGGCTGCCaacatcaaatcaaaatgtacacaattttcttttaatgcatgattatgttcttttttttcagcttctAAAACAACTTTCCGATTTTTAGACAACTTTCCTTTTTGCCTGCTATCACGAATCCCTTTTTCAGGCCTGTTCCTTTAATCGTAGGTCTCCAttcagtgattaaaaaaatcctgttttaatcaaattaaatgcgTGACTGAGTCAAAGTTCCTATGCTCTGCTTTGATATAACCAATTTAGCAAACATCAGGTGAAATGTATCCTTATTTTGTATATTCATGGTATTATTAGCGTCATTCTAGCGCTATAAACGTACGCcctcaaataaaatatacctCTGTTCTGCTTAAAAAGTAATGCACACTCAGTAATTGGTCGGAGGCGGCCATTTTAATGACTCCTCGTCAGCTGTGCCAGTGGGATTGATTGACAGGGAAGCCACGCCCACTTGCTCAGCATGTGTTGCTATGCGAGGCCTCAGCCCTGGCGACACTCTTCATATCAATTAAAGCCCAATTAGGGAGCCATGTTCTGCTAATTATGCTACGCTTCACATTCCCAGAATAAAGTGAGCGTGTGTTTActgagataaataaataaagacacgGGCTGCCAAGGCGAGCCGACCTTAATCAGATTTTcagtgctttctctctctctctctttccctgagtgtgtgtgtgtgcgtgtgtttctaCTGTGTGATCGAAACAGGTGGTGTAATTATATGACTTCGCCATTTGGTGACAGTGTTGTAACATGTCTTGTGAAAAAGGCGCCAATTCTCCGTCTCATTTCTTCCTATTTGACGAATAATGAAATCAGGGAAGGTTATTTCATGCAGGGAGgttgtttgcttgtgtgtgtgtgtgtgtgtgtgtgtgagtagcgagaaagaggaaaaaaaacgtcCACACGTGTGGACTGCTTCATCTGTTCAGACGCGCAAGCACATTTGGACGAAATGTCGCCTA contains:
- the si:ch211-256a21.4 gene encoding uncharacterized protein si:ch211-256a21.4, giving the protein MQGPELVDSRSRFRFIEACVGLMGCLCISYAIWTPRWLDDRGLWTSGNETRLDDSWTTEDIAKALEAERVFALVAFLMSVSSGLLCLMFALCWTSQTVRSYSNTRSLLMAGQAIDPTTLLLFTLVPTGFFFLLSWGLFTHQHIGEIREDVGRLGPSYWLGAVGWASLLAVLPVIFLAEKFVVPDILPELKKAGEMWWKAPEIAHARSYSEGCHRSQHKSHPDFRRYLSVP